The genomic stretch TCGAAAAGCTGGATGCAGCCGGCATTGAACGCCATTTCGTGACCCTGCATGTGGGTGCCGGCACGTTTCTGCCGGTCAAGGCGGACGATACCACGGAACACAAGATGCACGAGGAGATCGGGTACATTTCACCATCGACGGCTGCGGCACTCAATGCCGTTCGAGCCCGTGGCAACCGCATCATCGCGGTCGGAACGACGTCTTTGCGCCTTCTGGAAAGTGCAGCGGAAGATAATGGCCATATCCCTGCATGGTCGGGCGCGACCGGCATTTTCATCACGCCCGGTTATCGCTTCAAGGCTGTCGACATGCTGATGACCAATTTCCACCTGCCAAAGTCCACGCTGTTCATGCTGGTATCGGCCTTTTCCGGCCTTGAGACCATGCGCGCGGCCTATGATCATGCCATCCAATCCGGCTACCGCTTCTACTCCTACGGCGATTCCAGCCTGCTCTTCCGGAAAGACGACTGACCTATGTCTGAAAACTTCACGTTCACCCTGAAGGCAACGAGCGGAAAAGCCCGCCTCGGCGAGGTCTCCATGCCGCGCGGAACAATTCGCACACCTGCCTTCATGCCCGTCGGCACCGTGGGTACCGTCAAGGCCATGTATCTTGATCAGGTGAAAGAAGGGGGCGCCGACATCATTCTCGGCAATACCTATCACCTGATGCTTCGCCCTGGAGCCGAACGCGTGGCTCGGCTTGGTGGCCTGCATGAATTGATCCGCTGGCAAGGTCCGATCCTCACGGATTCCGGCGGCTTTCAGGTCATGTCGCTGTCCGGATTGCGCAAGCTTGACGAACAGGGTGTGACCTTCAAGAGCCATGTGGACGGTAGCTTGCATCACATGTCACCGGAACGTTCGATCGAAATCCAGGGCCTGCTTGGTTCCGACATCCAGATGCAACTCGACGAGTGTATCGCGCTTCCGGCCGAACCGCGGGAAATCGAACGCGCCATGGAAATGTCGCTGCGCTGGGCTGAGCGTTGCCGCGTCGCTTTCGGGAATCAACCGGGCAAGGCCATGTTCGGCATTGTTCAGGGCGGCGACCAACCAGCCCTTCGAATCCGCTCGGCAGAAGGCCTGAAGCAGTTGGATCTCAAGGGCTATGCGGTTGGCGGATTGGCAGTCGGCGAGCCG from Peteryoungia desertarenae encodes the following:
- the tgt gene encoding tRNA guanosine(34) transglycosylase Tgt, which encodes MSENFTFTLKATSGKARLGEVSMPRGTIRTPAFMPVGTVGTVKAMYLDQVKEGGADIILGNTYHLMLRPGAERVARLGGLHELIRWQGPILTDSGGFQVMSLSGLRKLDEQGVTFKSHVDGSLHHMSPERSIEIQGLLGSDIQMQLDECIALPAEPREIERAMEMSLRWAERCRVAFGNQPGKAMFGIVQGGDQPALRIRSAEGLKQLDLKGYAVGGLAVGEPQQVMLEMLGVTLPVLPTNKPRYLMGVGTPDDILKSVAEGVDMFDCVMPTRSGRHGLAFTRRGKVNIRNARHAEDMRPLDDQSNCPASREYSRAYLHHLVRSNEALGGMLLSWNNLCYYQELMQGIREAIAENRFEDFKAETLEMWKRGDIDPV